From Miscanthus floridulus cultivar M001 chromosome 15, ASM1932011v1, whole genome shotgun sequence, the proteins below share one genomic window:
- the LOC136509027 gene encoding probable tetraacyldisaccharide 4'-kinase, mitochondrial gives MMLAHQKERPNITAAAPAPSSPSRRRRKATAAHPISPAAAPSLNGDGYGGMEETARQLIARLAATPDSAVRGLPFLHRALTLPLLSAASAALRLSLLLSRLRPRRALPVPVVSVGNLTWGGNGKTPMVEFLARSFHRLGVSPLILTRGYAGGDEQKMLRRRLSDTSAKIGVGANRTAVASSMLQEYGFTHHFQTTCAEKKLSSACKLESGSRIGVAILDDGMQHWSLLRDVEIVMVNGLAPWGNTHFIPRGPMREPLSTLGRADIVIIHNADMASEAQLKSIRSTIADNSATCSVFYSRLAPSHLFEVKQPLQRLPLNVLNDKIVLCVSAIGCPNAFIHTVREIGPLKVDRLDFSDHHFFNAHDLEIIQEMVRNLMDQHSKDIIVLVTEKDYDRDPAALRTLDAKVWVLSSSLQIMPHKEQGEDEFMGKVDEIITITGCAKSHAVDRATSCWWCG, from the exons ATGATGCTAGCCCATCAAAAAGAAAGGCCCAACATCACCGCCGCCGCCCCTGCGCCTTCTTCTCCTTCCCGGCGGCGGCGCAAAGCAACGGCAGCCCATCCTATATCTCCGGCCGCTGCGCCGTCCCTGAACGGGGACGGGTATGGTGGTATGGAGGAGACGGCGAGGCAGCTCATCGCTCGCCTTGCCGCCACCCCGGACTCTGCCGTGCGGGGCCTGCCcttcctccaccgcgccctcaccctccccctcctctccgcCGCGTCCGCCGCGCTCCGCCTGTCCCTGCTCCTCTCGCGGCTCCGCCCGCGCCGCGCGCTGCCCGTGCCCGTCGTCAGCGTCGGCAACCTCACTTGGGGTGGCAATGGCAAGACGCCCATGGTCGAATTCTTGGCCCGCAGCTTCCACCGCCTCGGCGTCTCTCCACTAATTCTGACAAGG GGTTATGCAGGCGGcgatgagcaaaagatgctccgGAGGCGCCTTTCTGATACTTCGGCCAAGATTGGGGTAGGTGCAAATAGAACAGCAGTGGCTTCTTCCATGCTGCAAGAATATGGCTTTACCCACCATTTTCAGACCACCTGTGCCGAGAAGAAGCTTTCATCAGCCTGCAAATTGGAATCTGGTAGTAGGATTGGGGTAGCCATATTAGATGACGGTATGCAG CATTGGAGCTTGCTCCGAGATGTGGAGATTGTGATGGTTAATGGGTTGGCTCCATGGGGAAACACCCATTTCATTCCACGAGGACCCATGAGAGAACCTCTGAGCACACTTGGTCGAGCTGATATTGTGATCATCCATAATGCTGACATG GCTTCTGAAGCGCAACTTAAATCAATAAGGTCCACAATAGCGGATAATAGCGCAACATGCTCAGTGTTCTACAGCAGATTGGCTCCATCACATCTTTTTGAAGTTAAGCAACCATTACAGAGACTTCCCCTTAATGTGTTGAATGATAAGATCGTGCTATGTGTTTCTGCAATTGGCTGTCCAAATGCTTTCATTCATACAGTCAGAGAG ATTGGTCCACTCAAAGTTGATAGGTTGGATTTCAGTGACCATCATTTCTTCAATGCTCAT GACCTAGAGATAATCCAAGAAATGGTGAGGAATCTCATGGACCAGCACAGCAAAGATATCATAGTCTTAGTTACTGAGAAG GATTATGACCGTGATCCAGCGGCCCTTAGGACATTGGATGCAAAGGTTTGGGTGCTGTCTTCTTCGTTGCAGATTATGCCTCACAAGGAACAAGGAGAAGATGAATTCATGGGGAAAGTTGACGAGATTATCACGATTACTGGGTGTGCAAAGTCACATGCGGTGGATCGGGCCACGAGTTGCTGGTGGTGTGGTTAG